One part of the Sorangiineae bacterium MSr11954 genome encodes these proteins:
- a CDS encoding acyl-CoA desaturase yields MSARETVQDPQLDRARSLHAGAVLVLGLAGLGVVGGLAATGARPTFGDVHVFLLFTIPTALGATIGYHRHFAHRSFTAGPWVRGVLAILGSMCMQGPVIFWAALHRRHHQNTDTAGDPHSPHVDDQGRPHRSKLHGLWHSYIGWTFVHEIPNSAHYVPDLLRSPSLMLINRLYPVWVVMGLLLPTLLGGVLTASWQGALAAFAWGGALRIIFWHHMTWFITSIAHVLGSRDLASSDQSRNNFLMALPTLGESWHNNHHTFPTSAHAGLAWWQLDPSGWVISAMASLNLIANVKRPTQEAIELKRRKRRA; encoded by the coding sequence ATGAGCGCGAGGGAAACCGTGCAGGACCCGCAGCTGGACCGTGCGCGGTCGCTCCACGCAGGGGCGGTGCTCGTGCTCGGCCTGGCGGGCTTGGGCGTCGTCGGCGGGCTTGCCGCGACGGGCGCGCGACCCACCTTCGGGGACGTTCACGTCTTCCTGCTCTTCACGATTCCGACGGCGTTGGGCGCAACGATTGGATATCACCGGCACTTCGCGCACCGGAGCTTCACCGCCGGTCCCTGGGTTCGCGGCGTGCTGGCAATCCTTGGCTCCATGTGCATGCAAGGGCCAGTCATCTTCTGGGCCGCGCTGCACCGACGCCACCATCAGAATACGGATACTGCAGGAGACCCTCACTCTCCCCACGTCGACGATCAGGGTCGACCGCATCGAAGCAAACTGCACGGGTTATGGCACTCGTACATTGGATGGACGTTCGTTCATGAAATTCCGAACAGCGCCCACTACGTACCCGACCTGTTGCGCAGCCCATCGCTGATGCTCATCAACCGCCTCTACCCGGTCTGGGTGGTGATGGGTCTTCTTCTTCCAACGTTGTTGGGGGGCGTGCTGACCGCATCGTGGCAAGGCGCGCTGGCGGCTTTTGCTTGGGGCGGGGCGTTGAGGATCATTTTCTGGCATCACATGACGTGGTTCATCACCTCGATTGCGCACGTGCTCGGGAGTCGAGATCTCGCGAGCTCGGATCAGAGCAGGAACAACTTCTTGATGGCGCTCCCGACGTTGGGTGAATCCTGGCACAACAATCACCACACGTTTCCAACGTCCGCCCATGCGGGACTCGCATGGTGGCAGCTCGACCCCAGCGGGTGGGTCATCTCCGCGATGGCCAGCTTGAACCTCATTGCCAACGTGAAACGGCCGACCCAAGAAGCCATTGAGCTCAAGCGCAGAAAGAGGCGCGCGTGA
- a CDS encoding fatty acyl-AMP ligase: MHVEHVEHVGHIGSARQLERGEPAATFGELCARAEFMAEQIGTVLRPGDRALLLYPPGLEFIYAFLGCLFARVIAVPAYPPRPSEPLLRLERIARDCRAGAVLTCADWSEPIARISRESAAFAGMHVLAMNAISCEHAPAGRAVDVDPSSVAFLQYTSGSTGDPKGVIVTHDNIMDNSRAIRDAFQHTESSSGVGWLPLQHDMGLLGHVIQTLYVGMTSRIMSPIHFIQKPVRWLQAISRYHATTSGGPNFAYDMCVHRVRDEDLAALDLSSWEVAYCGAEPIRAKTLRRFAERFAVSGFRSKALYPCYGLAEATLFATGAPKGQGLVCDELDPKELENDVVRSSPEGEGLTMVSCGFPQPGQFVAIAAPTRDVRLAARQVGEICIAGEHVSRGYWGEAPEQARARRVSFGDDPNRTYLRTGDLGYLSEAGLFVTGRIKDLIIVRGRNYYPQDLEWTARHAHPALAERIGAAFAIPSEGGEHLVLVHEVTKSSHLDVEQVATAIRERIAEVHELSVHRVLLIRPGALPRTSSGKVRRAQCRADFQAGKLAVGRNE, translated from the coding sequence GTGCATGTCGAGCACGTCGAGCATGTTGGGCATATCGGGTCTGCCAGGCAGTTGGAGCGCGGGGAGCCGGCCGCCACATTTGGAGAGCTGTGCGCGCGTGCGGAATTCATGGCGGAGCAGATTGGGACGGTCTTGCGACCGGGCGATCGCGCGTTGCTACTCTACCCGCCGGGGCTCGAATTCATCTATGCGTTTCTTGGTTGCTTATTTGCGCGCGTCATCGCGGTTCCAGCCTATCCGCCCCGGCCGTCGGAGCCCTTGCTCCGCCTCGAACGAATTGCGCGCGATTGCCGGGCGGGCGCGGTGCTGACCTGCGCCGATTGGAGCGAGCCCATTGCGCGCATTTCTAGGGAATCCGCGGCATTTGCGGGCATGCACGTGTTGGCGATGAACGCCATCTCCTGTGAGCACGCGCCGGCCGGGCGCGCGGTCGATGTGGACCCGAGCTCCGTCGCGTTTCTTCAGTACACCTCCGGCTCCACCGGCGATCCGAAAGGGGTCATCGTAACCCATGACAACATCATGGATAATTCGCGGGCCATTCGCGACGCCTTTCAACATACCGAATCGAGCAGCGGTGTCGGCTGGCTTCCGCTGCAGCACGATATGGGGCTGCTTGGCCATGTGATTCAAACGCTGTATGTGGGCATGACATCGCGGATCATGTCGCCGATCCATTTCATTCAGAAGCCAGTGCGCTGGCTGCAAGCCATCTCTCGGTATCATGCGACGACCAGCGGCGGGCCCAACTTCGCGTACGACATGTGCGTTCACCGCGTCCGCGACGAGGATCTCGCGGCCCTGGACCTGAGCAGCTGGGAGGTCGCGTATTGCGGCGCGGAGCCCATTCGGGCCAAGACGCTGCGGAGATTCGCCGAGCGATTCGCGGTTTCGGGGTTCCGAAGCAAGGCGCTGTATCCATGTTATGGGCTGGCCGAAGCGACGCTCTTTGCAACGGGCGCTCCGAAGGGGCAAGGGCTGGTCTGTGACGAGCTCGATCCAAAAGAGCTCGAGAATGACGTGGTGCGCAGCTCACCCGAGGGCGAGGGGCTGACGATGGTGAGCTGCGGCTTCCCCCAGCCTGGTCAGTTCGTGGCCATCGCGGCCCCCACGCGCGACGTTCGGCTCGCGGCGCGCCAAGTGGGTGAAATCTGCATCGCGGGCGAACATGTATCACGGGGCTACTGGGGGGAAGCCCCGGAGCAAGCACGCGCGCGCCGAGTAAGCTTTGGAGACGATCCGAACCGGACCTACCTTCGAACCGGCGACTTGGGGTATCTATCCGAAGCAGGACTGTTCGTAACGGGCCGGATCAAAGATCTCATCATCGTCCGTGGTCGCAACTACTACCCTCAGGACCTCGAGTGGACGGCTCGCCACGCGCATCCTGCGCTCGCAGAACGCATCGGCGCGGCCTTCGCGATCCCGTCGGAGGGCGGCGAGCACCTGGTGCTCGTGCACGAGGTCACGAAATCGTCGCACCTCGACGTGGAGCAGGTGGCGACGGCAATCCGAGAGCGCATTGCCGAGGTGCACGAGCTAAGCGTGCACCGCGTACTCCTGATCCGGCCTGGCGCACTTCCGCGGACGTCGAGTGGCAAGGTCCGACGCGCGCAGTGCCGGGCCGACTTCCAAGCGGGCAAGCTTGCGGTCGGCAGAAACGAATGA
- a CDS encoding enoyl-[acyl-carrier-protein] reductase — protein MLKIDLAGRRALVAGVADDGGFGFAIAKTLAEAGAKVCVGTWPPAFGILQTLLRRGKLDASRKLSDGSMLEFEKIYPLDAAFDTLDGAPAEVRENKRYRETGDFSIAGLAAQLKIDFGDRPLDIVVHALANGPEVKKPLLETSRAGYLDAIGVSAYSMVSMVARFAPLMNEGGTFLSLTYMASERVIPGYGGGMSSAKAALESDTRVLAYEAGRKYGVRVNTISAGPWASRAASATGIIDAMVEYAAHNSPLTDPMSAEEVGNAAAFLVSPLASGITGTTLYVDKGYHAMGKATAARFGTGAADPE, from the coding sequence ATGCTCAAAATCGATCTGGCTGGGCGAAGAGCGCTCGTGGCGGGTGTGGCAGACGACGGCGGCTTCGGCTTCGCCATAGCAAAGACGCTCGCGGAGGCGGGGGCGAAGGTGTGCGTCGGAACCTGGCCGCCGGCATTCGGTATTCTTCAAACGTTGCTTCGCCGCGGAAAGCTCGACGCGTCACGCAAGCTCTCCGATGGCTCGATGCTCGAGTTCGAGAAGATCTATCCACTGGATGCCGCGTTCGACACGCTCGATGGGGCGCCTGCCGAGGTTCGCGAGAACAAGCGGTATCGGGAGACCGGCGACTTTTCGATCGCGGGCCTCGCCGCGCAATTGAAGATCGATTTCGGCGATCGGCCGCTCGATATCGTGGTGCACGCGCTGGCCAACGGTCCCGAGGTGAAGAAGCCGCTGCTCGAGACCAGTCGTGCGGGCTACCTCGATGCGATCGGCGTGAGCGCCTACTCCATGGTCTCGATGGTGGCGCGCTTCGCGCCGCTCATGAACGAAGGCGGCACGTTTTTGTCGCTCACCTACATGGCCAGCGAACGGGTGATCCCGGGCTACGGCGGCGGCATGTCCTCGGCGAAGGCGGCCCTCGAGAGCGATACGCGCGTGCTCGCCTACGAGGCAGGGCGCAAATACGGGGTACGCGTGAATACGATTTCCGCAGGCCCCTGGGCATCGCGCGCAGCGAGCGCCACGGGAATCATCGACGCCATGGTCGAATATGCCGCACACAACTCTCCGCTCACGGATCCCATGAGCGCCGAGGAAGTTGGAAACGCCGCCGCGTTCCTCGTAAGCCCGCTGGCGAGTGGGATAACGGGAACGACCCTCTACGTGGACAAGGGCTATCACGCGATGGGGAAGGCCACCGCCGCGCGCTTCGGGACGGGAGCCGCCGACCCCGAGTGA
- a CDS encoding FHA domain-containing protein: MSRVLPANTPTRVVCTLRAQRIERSVRGVEQQIVLLVHDLVNYQQFAYVPDCLPVAIGRDPEKAACALLNDLHVSRLHASVNLWGDELLVRDEKSKNGTLVDGERLMPGVWIIVGALTHAHELRIGGCSIHVIEGAVNIMRQLERDGRYELRGPGSPPPSRIRRTSPDRDNAHGSGSPAT, encoded by the coding sequence TTGAGTCGAGTCCTCCCCGCAAACACGCCCACTCGCGTCGTTTGCACCTTGCGCGCGCAACGCATCGAGCGCAGCGTTCGCGGGGTGGAGCAACAAATCGTTCTGCTCGTCCACGATCTCGTGAACTACCAACAGTTCGCGTACGTGCCGGATTGCCTGCCGGTTGCCATCGGCCGCGACCCCGAGAAAGCTGCGTGCGCGCTCTTGAACGACCTCCACGTCTCGCGGCTGCACGCGAGCGTCAACCTCTGGGGCGACGAGCTGCTCGTGCGCGACGAGAAGAGCAAGAATGGCACCCTCGTCGACGGCGAACGGCTCATGCCCGGCGTCTGGATCATTGTCGGTGCGCTCACCCACGCGCACGAATTACGCATCGGCGGGTGCTCGATCCACGTGATCGAGGGGGCCGTGAATATCATGCGGCAATTGGAGAGGGACGGAAGGTACGAACTGCGAGGACCAGGCTCTCCCCCTCCCTCGCGGATCCGTCGGACTTCGCCGGACCGAGACAACGCGCACGGGAGCGGCTCGCCCGCGACCTAG
- a CDS encoding TetR/AcrR family transcriptional regulator, which translates to MGERRESKKRETRQRISDVATELFLARGFDAVTLDEIAVAAKVSKMTVFNYFSRKEDLILDRQDDLKLLFFREAIRARPKGQSPIGALRVLMSRLREEKHPFTRFDRHAANFWRFVAASPSLEARLRELNDEAAEGLALELAGPKPDGLARLAGGMIVLTVHTARQEAVRVFERGGSAKKAHAVFFGLIDQGFAAVQAMMTAGVRTIAS; encoded by the coding sequence ATGGGCGAGCGGCGTGAGAGCAAGAAGCGTGAGACGAGGCAGCGGATCTCCGATGTGGCGACGGAGCTTTTCTTGGCGCGTGGCTTCGATGCGGTGACGCTCGACGAGATTGCGGTCGCGGCAAAGGTCTCCAAGATGACGGTCTTCAACTACTTCTCACGCAAGGAGGACCTCATTCTCGATCGGCAAGATGACTTGAAGCTGCTCTTCTTTCGCGAGGCGATCCGTGCCAGACCGAAAGGGCAATCGCCGATCGGCGCGCTCCGCGTTCTCATGAGCAGATTGCGAGAGGAGAAGCATCCGTTCACCCGTTTCGACCGCCATGCGGCCAACTTTTGGCGCTTCGTCGCGGCGAGTCCATCCCTCGAGGCGCGACTCCGTGAGCTCAACGACGAAGCCGCAGAAGGCCTCGCACTCGAGCTCGCCGGTCCGAAGCCGGATGGCCTCGCGCGACTCGCCGGCGGCATGATCGTGCTGACCGTGCACACGGCCCGCCAAGAAGCCGTCCGCGTGTTCGAACGCGGAGGCTCCGCGAAGAAGGCGCACGCCGTGTTCTTCGGCCTGATCGATCAAGGATTCGCCGCGGTTCAAGCCATGATGACGGCAGGCGTCCGGACGATCGCGAGCTGA
- a CDS encoding FAD-dependent monooxygenase, whose product MSSNGKKVLISGASFAGLSSAHWLSRLGYEVTVVEIARGIREGGTAVDIKGNTVDIVRRMGLFDPIRSQRLSLQRWDMKNEHDVTERSLVIRNEGEPPSDDEFEIERTVLVNMLFDSVKDRVEVGFDDGITGLTESKDRMEATFAKGPRRSFDLVLGCDGVHSAVRRIWFGDEAKYVHFIGQYFAILIVDKLLIERDTAQMYNEPCRAAMLNAYKNKTDIIFAFACDDEIAYDHRDQEQQRRIIAEQFTGRGWRIAELLAEMRGSKNFYFDKLCQVRMPSWTKGRVALVGDAGYCASPAAGMGGSLAIDGAAALADALRTRDGDFELAFRDYNEQFRPFIEEVQAEAVRVGLETLVPRTEEAIRTRNAKTGAGF is encoded by the coding sequence ATGAGCTCGAATGGAAAGAAGGTGCTCATCTCCGGTGCGAGCTTCGCGGGGCTTTCGAGCGCCCATTGGCTGAGCCGTCTCGGTTACGAGGTCACCGTCGTAGAGATCGCGCGCGGCATTCGCGAAGGCGGAACGGCCGTCGACATCAAAGGCAACACCGTCGACATCGTCCGTCGCATGGGGCTCTTCGATCCGATCCGCTCGCAACGATTGAGCCTGCAGCGGTGGGATATGAAGAACGAGCACGATGTCACGGAGCGCTCGCTGGTGATCCGAAACGAGGGTGAGCCGCCTTCGGACGATGAGTTCGAGATCGAACGGACGGTGCTAGTAAACATGCTCTTCGACAGCGTGAAAGATCGCGTCGAAGTTGGTTTCGACGACGGCATCACCGGGTTGACTGAATCGAAAGACCGAATGGAAGCGACCTTCGCCAAGGGCCCACGACGCTCGTTCGACCTGGTGCTCGGCTGCGACGGGGTCCACTCCGCCGTGCGACGGATTTGGTTCGGAGACGAAGCCAAATACGTGCATTTTATCGGCCAGTACTTCGCGATCCTGATCGTGGACAAGCTATTGATCGAGCGCGACACCGCGCAGATGTACAACGAGCCTTGCAGAGCGGCGATGCTCAATGCCTACAAGAACAAGACCGACATCATTTTCGCGTTCGCTTGCGACGACGAGATCGCGTACGACCATCGCGATCAGGAGCAACAACGAAGGATCATCGCGGAGCAGTTCACCGGGAGAGGCTGGCGGATTGCAGAACTGCTCGCGGAAATGCGGGGCTCCAAGAATTTCTACTTCGACAAGTTGTGCCAGGTCCGGATGCCGTCGTGGACGAAAGGCCGAGTTGCGCTGGTCGGCGATGCAGGCTACTGCGCGTCGCCGGCCGCCGGAATGGGTGGATCGTTGGCCATCGATGGGGCTGCAGCGTTGGCCGACGCACTCCGCACACGCGACGGAGATTTCGAGCTCGCGTTTCGTGACTACAACGAGCAGTTTCGCCCGTTCATCGAAGAAGTCCAAGCGGAGGCTGTAAGGGTCGGGCTCGAGACGCTCGTTCCGAGAACCGAAGAAGCCATTCGTACGCGGAACGCGAAGACCGGCGCAGGCTTTTAA
- a CDS encoding AraC family transcriptional regulator, whose amino-acid sequence MDLRDPRGDAVADVLGVSFMRHALYKPLEAHAPWGVRIPHRPRASFYIVTRGSARIEVEGENVHVLSPGEVVFIPHGTAHALRDAADSKLQDVCDGALCPSLAPRRIGGRGSATSIVAGFFEVGSGHEPPLLQKMPALVVLSASEPTFGRWIEATLQLVLAESAAPGPASSMVLQCLADVLFVLALRSAEASGRRKASGIPALSEPRIYEALNLMHVHVAEPWTVMTLARRVNMSRSGFAARFTELVGEPPLQYLARWRVTRAAEMLRDTNEKVAAVANLVGYESLPAFSRAFKRWQGESPATFRRKLAH is encoded by the coding sequence ATGGATCTTCGAGATCCTCGCGGTGACGCTGTCGCGGACGTGCTCGGCGTTTCGTTCATGCGGCACGCGCTGTACAAGCCGCTCGAAGCCCACGCACCATGGGGCGTACGTATTCCTCACCGACCGCGCGCGAGCTTCTACATCGTCACCCGAGGCAGCGCGCGCATCGAGGTCGAGGGAGAGAACGTTCATGTACTCTCACCCGGCGAGGTTGTGTTCATTCCTCACGGCACCGCGCACGCGCTCCGCGATGCTGCCGATTCGAAGCTCCAGGACGTGTGCGATGGAGCGCTCTGTCCGAGTCTCGCACCACGACGTATCGGTGGGCGGGGCAGCGCGACCAGCATCGTTGCGGGCTTCTTTGAAGTTGGCAGCGGCCATGAACCTCCGCTGCTCCAAAAGATGCCGGCGCTGGTCGTCCTGTCGGCGAGCGAACCAACGTTCGGCCGGTGGATCGAGGCAACGTTACAGCTTGTACTCGCAGAGAGTGCAGCGCCGGGGCCCGCGAGCAGCATGGTACTCCAGTGCCTCGCCGACGTGCTGTTCGTCCTCGCGCTTCGGTCGGCCGAAGCTTCGGGTCGGCGCAAGGCGTCTGGCATCCCCGCACTTTCCGAGCCGCGCATCTACGAAGCGTTGAATCTCATGCACGTCCATGTCGCCGAGCCGTGGACCGTAATGACGCTCGCGCGGCGGGTGAACATGTCGCGCTCTGGCTTTGCGGCGCGGTTCACGGAATTGGTCGGCGAGCCGCCGCTTCAGTACCTCGCGCGCTGGCGCGTCACGCGCGCCGCCGAAATGCTTCGTGACACCAACGAGAAGGTGGCAGCGGTCGCGAACCTTGTCGGCTACGAAAGCCTCCCCGCGTTCAGCCGCGCATTCAAACGGTGGCAGGGCGAGAGTCCCGCGACCTTCCGGCGCAAGCTTGCGCATTAG
- a CDS encoding alkene reductase has translation MTRSRADAEGRESELTATYFAQRASAGLIVVGSVAPSPNGKGYPRTPGLWSAEQVESWKATTKAVHAAGGHIFAQLMHSGRVAHPANMTAGARIVAPSALGLGGQTSFGSAQMWTDSGGMQPFPVPEQLDEAGIEQAKNEFVSAAKNAIEAGFDGVEIHAANGYLLEQFLSPVTNHRRDGYGGSIDRRLRFVVEVAEAVAEAIDSDRVGIRISPYAEINRMQEYPEIDETYLALSKRLVSLRLVYLHVADQFGVSSGGPGRHAGLDALKPKLREAWGTRTFFIGGNFNKESAARAVKEGLVDLVGFGKAFLANPDLVRRFREGLPLNAPDETTFFTPGPKGYTDYPMWVRPRSIS, from the coding sequence ATGACGCGTAGTCGGGCCGACGCGGAAGGACGCGAAAGCGAGCTCACGGCGACCTATTTCGCGCAGCGCGCGAGCGCGGGGCTCATCGTCGTCGGCAGCGTTGCTCCTTCGCCCAACGGCAAGGGCTATCCGCGAACGCCGGGATTGTGGAGCGCGGAGCAGGTCGAGAGCTGGAAGGCGACCACGAAGGCCGTCCACGCCGCGGGTGGTCACATCTTCGCGCAGTTGATGCACTCTGGGCGCGTAGCCCACCCCGCGAACATGACGGCAGGCGCGAGAATCGTCGCGCCCAGTGCCCTCGGGCTCGGTGGTCAGACGAGCTTTGGGAGCGCACAGATGTGGACCGACTCGGGTGGCATGCAGCCCTTTCCGGTGCCCGAGCAACTCGACGAGGCAGGTATCGAGCAAGCGAAGAACGAGTTCGTGAGCGCCGCGAAGAACGCGATCGAAGCGGGCTTCGACGGCGTCGAGATACACGCCGCGAACGGCTACCTTCTCGAGCAGTTCTTGAGCCCGGTCACGAACCATCGGCGCGACGGCTACGGCGGCTCGATCGACAGGCGTCTTCGCTTTGTCGTCGAGGTCGCGGAGGCGGTGGCCGAGGCCATCGACAGCGACCGCGTGGGCATCCGCATCTCGCCCTACGCGGAGATCAACAGGATGCAGGAGTATCCGGAGATCGACGAGACGTACCTCGCGCTCAGCAAGCGCCTCGTTTCCCTCAGGCTCGTCTATCTCCACGTCGCCGACCAGTTTGGTGTGAGCAGCGGCGGTCCTGGGCGGCATGCGGGGCTCGATGCGCTGAAGCCGAAGCTCCGAGAAGCTTGGGGCACGCGCACGTTCTTCATCGGCGGCAACTTCAACAAAGAGTCTGCGGCGCGTGCCGTAAAAGAGGGCTTGGTCGATCTCGTCGGCTTCGGCAAGGCCTTCCTCGCAAACCCCGACCTGGTGCGTCGCTTCCGTGAGGGGCTTCCGCTCAATGCACCCGACGAGACGACGTTTTTCACACCGGGCCCCAAGGGATACACTGACTACCCAATGTGGGTAAGGCCCCGCAGTATCTCGTGA
- a CDS encoding IS66 family transposase, with protein MRIDALEAQVAWLSKQLFGVKRERLPASTLQVLLDATILGSEPSPAPAEPEKPNAAQPLAGPDRVPPSPPSGVRKRRTPHGRGQLPEHLPVETVDISPGETPEGARYIGEEVSYRLAFRKSGYTRLRVVRKKFAQDNDDASVAVHIEPVPDEMIPRALPDPAMLAHTIHSKWGDQIPYTRLSKIIARHGVRVPVSTLSAWEKLAEPVARLVVDAAWEHALAQCQVIGIDATGVRVMASPHDRRAHIWVLLADRAQVFFRYSALHTSDMPKSWLEEFGGIVVADASSVYDELFRAPGAPKEAGCMAHCRRKYFFALPTDTRARGFVELADELFTIERDIAHLSPDARLLIRKERSAPLVEIFARARDCLLDDPSVDPRGPFSRALRYSHNHWEALTRFLVNGSIPLSNNDVEREIRHVAIGRKNWMHLGSDDAAEVACTWLSLIASARHAGLDSEEYLRDLFRVLPSWPKRRVVELAPMNWLATRARLLPHELEAPLGKITIPPQLGESP; from the coding sequence GTGCGCATCGATGCCCTCGAGGCGCAGGTGGCATGGCTCTCGAAGCAGCTTTTCGGCGTCAAACGCGAGCGCTTGCCGGCAAGCACGTTGCAGGTGCTGCTCGATGCGACGATTCTCGGCAGTGAGCCATCGCCGGCCCCGGCCGAGCCCGAAAAGCCCAACGCGGCGCAGCCACTGGCCGGCCCCGATCGCGTGCCCCCGTCGCCTCCGAGCGGTGTCCGAAAGCGCCGTACTCCACATGGGCGCGGGCAGCTTCCCGAGCACCTGCCCGTGGAAACCGTGGACATTTCGCCCGGCGAAACTCCTGAGGGAGCCCGCTACATCGGTGAGGAGGTCTCTTACCGATTGGCGTTCCGTAAGTCCGGGTATACACGATTGCGTGTGGTCCGGAAAAAGTTCGCCCAAGACAATGACGATGCCTCGGTCGCCGTGCACATCGAGCCCGTGCCCGACGAGATGATTCCGCGCGCGTTGCCCGATCCTGCGATGCTCGCCCACACGATTCACTCGAAATGGGGCGATCAGATCCCGTACACGCGCCTGTCGAAGATCATCGCCCGGCATGGTGTGCGTGTGCCCGTTTCCACGTTGAGCGCGTGGGAAAAGCTCGCCGAGCCGGTGGCGCGCCTCGTCGTCGATGCGGCTTGGGAACACGCGTTGGCTCAGTGCCAGGTCATCGGCATCGATGCGACGGGGGTGCGCGTGATGGCAAGCCCCCACGATCGAAGAGCTCACATCTGGGTGCTCCTTGCCGATCGGGCGCAGGTCTTTTTTCGCTATTCCGCGCTGCACACGAGCGACATGCCGAAAAGCTGGCTCGAAGAATTTGGCGGTATCGTCGTCGCAGACGCCTCCAGTGTGTACGACGAATTGTTTCGCGCTCCCGGCGCGCCGAAAGAGGCCGGCTGTATGGCACACTGCCGGCGCAAGTATTTCTTTGCTTTGCCCACCGACACGCGGGCGCGCGGTTTCGTCGAGCTTGCCGACGAGCTGTTCACCATCGAGAGGGACATCGCGCACCTTTCGCCCGACGCACGCCTTTTGATTCGAAAAGAGCGCTCTGCACCGCTGGTCGAGATTTTCGCCAGGGCCCGCGATTGCCTGCTCGACGACCCCAGCGTGGATCCACGCGGGCCTTTCTCCCGCGCCCTTCGGTACAGCCACAATCATTGGGAGGCGCTCACGCGATTTTTGGTGAACGGGAGCATTCCACTTTCCAACAATGACGTTGAACGCGAAATTCGACATGTGGCGATCGGACGGAAAAATTGGATGCACCTGGGCTCCGACGACGCCGCGGAAGTGGCCTGCACATGGCTTTCGCTCATCGCATCCGCGCGCCACGCCGGACTCGATTCCGAGGAATACTTGCGCGACCTGTTTCGTGTCCTGCCGAGTTGGCCCAAACGACGCGTCGTCGAACTTGCCCCCATGAACTGGCTCGCCACGCGCGCCCGCCTCCTCCCCCACGAGCTCGAGGCTCCTCTCGGGAAGATCACCATCCCCCCGCAGCTCGGCGAGTCCCCATAG
- the tnpB gene encoding IS66 family insertion sequence element accessory protein TnpB (TnpB, as the term is used for proteins encoded by IS66 family insertion elements, is considered an accessory protein, since TnpC, encoded by a neighboring gene, is a DDE family transposase.): MFSANVRIFVSVERVDLRISFDRLAGIVRERFGDDPRGGSLFVFLNKATDRCKVLFYDRTGYALLYKRLDQGVFVAPPRTEGASRMEMSPEAFARFLEGLAVEGKKKNSSVH, translated from the coding sequence ATGTTCTCGGCGAATGTCCGCATCTTTGTGAGTGTCGAGCGGGTCGACCTTCGCATCAGTTTCGATCGGCTCGCGGGGATTGTGCGCGAGCGTTTCGGTGACGATCCGCGAGGAGGTTCGCTCTTCGTGTTTCTCAACAAGGCGACCGACAGGTGCAAAGTCTTATTCTACGACCGCACCGGATATGCGCTTCTATACAAGCGCCTCGATCAGGGGGTATTCGTCGCGCCGCCGCGCACCGAGGGCGCCTCGCGTATGGAAATGAGTCCCGAGGCGTTTGCCCGATTTCTCGAAGGACTCGCCGTCGAAGGTAAGAAAAAGAATAGCAGCGTACACTGA
- the ssb gene encoding single-stranded DNA-binding protein — protein sequence MNGVNKVILLGNLGADPDFRETDTTSVLTWNLACTETWLDARKQRQERTEWVRVVAFGRRAEGLSRVLRKGDRIFVEGSLRTTRHERNGETAYTTAVIASNVVLSGGARRPSDEEPRERVPDRTYHRDTQPPAAPPAAPDHTGTRAESEARVPAVPPTRRDLPDIPF from the coding sequence ATGAACGGTGTCAACAAGGTCATCTTGCTTGGAAACCTCGGAGCGGACCCGGACTTCCGCGAGACCGATACGACGTCGGTGCTCACGTGGAATCTGGCCTGCACGGAGACGTGGCTGGACGCGAGGAAGCAGCGGCAAGAACGGACGGAATGGGTGCGCGTCGTCGCGTTTGGCCGACGTGCGGAAGGTCTCTCACGGGTCCTTCGCAAGGGCGACCGCATCTTCGTCGAAGGCTCCCTGCGCACGACCCGACATGAGCGAAACGGCGAGACGGCTTACACGACAGCGGTCATCGCATCGAACGTCGTGTTGAGCGGCGGCGCACGGCGCCCCAGTGACGAAGAACCGCGTGAGCGAGTGCCGGACCGGACATACCACCGCGATACGCAGCCCCCGGCGGCACCGCCCGCAGCACCCGACCACACCGGCACGCGTGCCGAGAGCGAGGCTCGAGTTCCGGCCGTACCGCCAACTCGACGCGACCTCCCCGACATCCCATTCTGA